From the Candidatus Obscuribacterales bacterium genome, one window contains:
- a CDS encoding DUF1823 family protein, which yields MDNLPPLTTETFWAILNDDLDDDTVHYLVWHYLGYRQTEDGWDLSQVSPDWQERYPTPPAFIESRPATVQLTRSIPKQHKQLLKEQLGFQGYSINELIPRKTRRATMVNWLLSYAADHGLT from the coding sequence ATGGATAACCTGCCTCCCTTAACCACCGAGACCTTCTGGGCCATTCTTAACGACGACCTCGATGACGACACCGTCCATTACCTAGTCTGGCACTACCTCGGCTATCGGCAGACCGAGGATGGCTGGGACCTCAGCCAAGTGTCGCCCGACTGGCAAGAACGCTACCCCACGCCTCCCGCCTTCATCGAAAGCCGTCCTGCCACCGTGCAGCTCACTCGCTCCATTCCCAAGCAACATAAGCAACTGTTGAAAGAGCAGCTCGGCTTCCAGGGCTATTCCATTAACGAGCTGATTCCCCGCAAAACCCGTCGAGCTACCATGGTGAACTGGCTGTTGAGCTATGCTGCCGACCATGGACTGACATGA